The Elgaria multicarinata webbii isolate HBS135686 ecotype San Diego chromosome 13, rElgMul1.1.pri, whole genome shotgun sequence region ggtccTTTGTGATTACTTTTTTAATATCATCAAGTGGTTTATAAacgattaaataataataaaaaagtatggCCCTGAGAAAAAACATGTCAGCCCATACCAAGATTTTGGGTGCATGAAGGAATGGCCATGGAGGGGGGATCTTGCACCTTATTCAAATAGTGATCTTAACTCCAATATATATTGGATATCAATCTAGTTTTCCACCAATGGAGGAAGTTTCAATAAATCTAATTCCCCAAATGGGAGATGGTCAAAGATGCCATCTCAACACTGTCTATGGCAAGCTAGCAATCACagtatctcttttctttctcaGAATAAGTGAGCCAGCAAGAATCAGCACCATGGATAACACCCAGTCAAAACAATTTCCAAAAGAACTTGACGAATTGAAGGATGCTTTGGCTAAAGGCAATATTCCAGACTCTGCAGCTAAAATTAAAGAGGAATTGGATTTACTCGAAAGGACCACACTTAACATTGCCATCACGGGATTGTCAGGTGCTGGTAAATCATCTCTTGTCAATGCCCTACGGGGTATGACAGATTATGAAGAGCGCTCAGCTAAGACTGGGGTTACAGAAACAACAAAGCATCCAATGGGATACCCACATCCTGTTTTCCCCAATGTCACCATATGGGATCTACCAGGAATTGGAACATCTATGTTTAAAGTAGAGAAATACCTAAAGCAGGTAGGATTTGACAACTATGATTTTTTCATCATCGTTGCTAGTGACCGATTCACTGTGCATGACAGCAGACTGGCCCATGAAATAAAGAAATTGAATAAGAAGATCTACTATGTGCGCACAAAACTAGATGTCAGTTTAAATTCTGAAGCGAGGAAACCCAACTTCAATGAAATGCAAACCCTTAAGAGGATAAGGGAATATTACTGTGGAAATTTGGAAAAAGCAGGAGAGAGTTCTCCAAGAGTTTTTCTAATATCGAGATGGGATTTGAGCAAGTatgatttccccctcctgctACAGACCTTGGAGAGTGAACTGGAAGGTATCAAGAAAGAAGTTCTGATTATGGCTATGCCGACTTTCTCAAAAGAAAGCATTAGAAAGAAACAGCAAACTATGGAAAGTCTTATATGGAAAGTATCCCTTCTCTCCTGTGCTGTTGGGTTGACTCCTGTCCCAGGCCTTTCCCTTGCATGCGACATTGCCATCTTGGTGAAAACAATGAAAGATATGTACAAGGTCTTTGGCTTGGACGACGATTCTCTTCGTATGCTTGCGCACCATGTTGGCAAACCTTTTGATGAGTTGCACTCTGCAATCAAAAATATCCCAAGTGGTGGTGAGATCACCATTCAATTTGTAAGGGATAGTTTGAAAAAATCACTGTTATGGGGAACACTGACAGTGGTAGAGCTGGCTCTGGATTTTGTACCCATTGTAGGCTCTGTGTTTGGGGGAGCTAGTTCTTTGGCAAGCACTTACTGCATACTGAAGAGCTTCCTGAGAGATGTTGTGAAAGATGCTGAGAATGTTCGGGCAAAAGCTTTTGAGCGTTAACTGTGAACAAGCCAAGAAACCCATCTGGAAAGAGAAAGTCAAGCACACAGCATATGAATATATCTTCTCTATATTTCAATTCAATTTATCACTGTCCTCTGGGTCTTCCCAATAGCAACCAATTCTCCCCACCCTTTGATTGCTACTGAAATTCAACTCTCCCTCTTTCCCACCAAGCTCCTGGGGTatgctgcccactcctgctaCCACAACTGTCTTTCTCCCACTCCTGTCTTGACCTCCTATAACCATGCTTCAGCCCTCTGTACAATGAAACTGCCCTCACCCAAATCAC contains the following coding sequences:
- the LOC134408149 gene encoding interferon-inducible GTPase 5-like — translated: MDNTQSKQFPKELDELKDALAKGNIPDSAAKIKEELDLLERTTLNIAITGLSGAGKSSLVNALRGMTDYEERSAKTGVTETTKHPMGYPHPVFPNVTIWDLPGIGTSMFKVEKYLKQVGFDNYDFFIIVASDRFTVHDSRLAHEIKKLNKKIYYVRTKLDVSLNSEARKPNFNEMQTLKRIREYYCGNLEKAGESSPRVFLISRWDLSKYDFPLLLQTLESELEGIKKEVLIMAMPTFSKESIRKKQQTMESLIWKVSLLSCAVGLTPVPGLSLACDIAILVKTMKDMYKVFGLDDDSLRMLAHHVGKPFDELHSAIKNIPSGGEITIQFVRDSLKKSLLWGTLTVVELALDFVPIVGSVFGGASSLASTYCILKSFLRDVVKDAENVRAKAFER